The following proteins come from a genomic window of Thermoproteus sp.:
- a CDS encoding 4Fe-4S dicluster domain-containing protein yields MAPVNFPPATQGFAVLVDLDKCIGCRACQLACKDWNGLQPTKTSFSPTFTEPQSLTAQDWKVVFYYEGVVQKGLKTPAGEVAFSQVDIAPLPYNCLHCAAAPCARACPAGAINVTPEGAVVINKDQCIGCGYCENACPFDVPRRGSDGRYYKCTFCVDRIQNGRAPACVEVCPTGVFTFGNASDIIQMAKAEEANGRTVYGLNLDPYVGGQVRWIYVASDRKSFAIQQHFPKSAVVVSNSIREYLKDIAMYVAPIAAVGLTVLGIAAWRKARTEEAKAR; encoded by the coding sequence ATGGCCCCCGTCAACTTCCCTCCGGCCACACAAGGCTTCGCGGTATTGGTGGATTTGGACAAGTGTATCGGCTGTAGGGCGTGTCAGCTGGCCTGTAAGGACTGGAACGGGCTACAGCCCACCAAGACCTCCTTCAGCCCCACTTTCACGGAGCCGCAATCCCTCACGGCTCAAGACTGGAAGGTGGTGTTCTACTACGAGGGCGTCGTGCAGAAGGGCTTGAAAACTCCGGCCGGCGAGGTGGCCTTCTCGCAGGTGGACATAGCGCCTCTGCCCTACAACTGTCTCCACTGCGCCGCCGCCCCCTGCGCCAGGGCCTGTCCAGCCGGCGCCATAAACGTGACTCCCGAGGGCGCCGTCGTCATAAACAAGGACCAGTGTATAGGGTGCGGCTATTGCGAAAACGCCTGTCCCTTCGACGTGCCGAGAAGGGGAAGCGACGGACGGTACTACAAGTGCACCTTCTGTGTGGACAGGATACAAAACGGCCGCGCCCCTGCATGCGTCGAGGTCTGTCCCACCGGCGTCTTTACCTTCGGCAACGCCTCCGACATAATACAGATGGCCAAGGCCGAGGAGGCCAACGGCAGGACCGTCTACGGCCTCAACCTAGACCCCTATGTGGGCGGACAAGTGAGGTGGATATACGTGGCCTCGGACAGGAAGAGCTTCGCCATACAGCAACACTTCCCCAAGTCCGCCGTCGTCGTCTCGAACTCCATAAGGGAGTACCTCAAAGATATCGCGATGTACGTGGCGCCTATAGCCGCAGTGGGGCTCACCGTGTTGGGCATAGCGGCTTGGCGCAAGGCGAGAACTGAAGAGGCTAAGGCCCGTTAA
- a CDS encoding formate dehydrogenase → MSRRLEAICSGDANCVEEVKSAVREIKALFSMEIPQPKLSSEVPPLVDRVENIGEITEAIGDGHLAKLLVAARLAARYGVKFSDWTGDRCPICGNTPSLFLVRPRPGAFFEGREKVAKCVCGFTWRYVWWRCPSCGSEGRENFDVFFKEGLDGVTILRCRRCGFAQVEIQGELDEEDEYGLRILAGYVARR, encoded by the coding sequence GTGTCCAGAAGACTTGAGGCGATCTGTAGCGGCGACGCCAATTGCGTAGAGGAGGTGAAGTCCGCCGTAAGGGAAATCAAGGCCCTTTTTTCAATGGAGATACCCCAGCCCAAACTGTCGTCAGAAGTCCCACCCCTCGTGGATAGAGTGGAGAACATAGGCGAAATAACGGAGGCCATCGGCGACGGGCATCTGGCGAAGCTCCTAGTGGCGGCTAGGCTGGCCGCCAGATACGGCGTTAAGTTTAGTGACTGGACTGGCGATAGGTGTCCGATCTGCGGGAACACGCCAAGCCTCTTCCTAGTGAGGCCTAGGCCCGGGGCGTTCTTCGAGGGCAGGGAGAAAGTTGCCAAGTGCGTCTGCGGCTTCACGTGGCGTTACGTCTGGTGGCGCTGTCCGTCCTGCGGCTCCGAGGGCCGCGAGAACTTCGACGTGTTCTTCAAGGAGGGCCTCGACGGAGTTACGATTTTGAGATGTAGGCGTTGCGGCTTCGCGCAAGTGGAGATCCAGGGCGAGCTCGACGAGGAGGACGAATACGGGCTTAGGATCTTGGCGGGCTATGTGGCGCGACGTTAA
- a CDS encoding cytochrome b/b6 domain-containing protein, whose product MSSVKSEEEIEVASIGYKIAHTLNLVLFTLMAITGSMLLFPALMSWLSYAVGVPLAAAMGVSNPVTIGEELARTSHRFLGEIYGLFLIVYAIYLLAFRRIRMFDALKKPFSKQMREASALLRHYTTGEPLPDDVANELERHNVLVAYMTILLVIGLVLLSISGVFLAYSNALGLTIDQYRIFLLLHDIGFYLSLIFVFLHLFASLHPANRPLLVAMFGYGKVPVEWAKKNMAKYLSRVQKT is encoded by the coding sequence ATGTCTAGTGTAAAATCTGAGGAAGAAATTGAAGTTGCATCTATTGGGTACAAAATTGCACATACTTTAAACTTGGTCCTCTTTACGCTAATGGCGATAACGGGCTCCATGTTGTTATTCCCTGCGCTTATGAGTTGGCTTTCCTATGCGGTAGGCGTCCCGCTGGCCGCCGCCATGGGCGTCTCGAACCCGGTCACTATAGGCGAGGAGCTAGCGCGTACAAGCCATAGGTTCCTCGGCGAGATATACGGCCTCTTCTTGATAGTCTATGCGATATACCTATTGGCGTTTAGGCGGATAAGAATGTTCGACGCGCTCAAAAAGCCGTTTAGCAAACAGATGAGGGAAGCCTCGGCGCTCTTGCGGCATTACACCACAGGCGAGCCCCTACCCGACGACGTGGCCAACGAATTGGAGCGCCACAACGTGTTGGTGGCATACATGACCATACTGCTCGTGATAGGGCTAGTCCTGTTGTCGATCAGCGGGGTGTTCCTGGCCTATAGCAACGCCCTAGGCCTTACGATAGATCAATATAGGATTTTCCTGTTGCTACACGACATAGGCTTCTATTTGAGCTTGATATTCGTCTTCCTACACCTCTTCGCCTCGTTGCATCCAGCTAATAGGCCGCTCCTAGTGGCCATGTTTGGATACGGCAAAGTGCCTGTGGAGTGGGCCAAGAAGAACATGGCGAAATACCTCAGCCGTGTCCAGAAGACTTGA